The Daphnia pulex isolate KAP4 chromosome 6, ASM2113471v1 genome contains the following window.
TTCAAGCGGTCCCGGTCCGTGAGACCATGTCGTCACCGATaggttagaatttttttttgttagaagaGTTTCCCCCTAATCGTCTCGATAGCAAAATGAACCCtgaagaaaagggaggagaGTGGAGGGGggtaaaaaggggaaaaaaaagagctactACGGTGCGGAGGCGACTAAACAAAGTTTTGTGACTTTAAGGAACACCTTTTCGTCGTGTGCAATCGTGGCCGGCAAAGACCAGGTGTGTTGAGTGTTTTGAGTGCGAGACAAAAACAGATGAAAATGTTCTATACAAGATTAAAGAATCACGGTTGACTCGATACACTATTGGATGGAAAAAGGAAGCAGCCATACGAGAAGATTTTGGGAATCTTGCTAGTGGGAACGGTGGTGACCACCTGGCCCCAAACTAGGGTTCCCACGCCGAAAAAGACGCACCAGGCCCACTGGGCTATCGTGAGGGGGGCAGTGGAAAACGCTTGACCACCGAATTGCACAATGACCACCTATGGATAGACACGaaaccacaaaaaataaaacacaaaaaaacaatcgaataaTGATaacccaaacaacaaacatgttCAACCCAACCATACACGTTCGTCTCACCTGAGAAGCCGCTGTGGCTATCCAGATGCAATAATAAATGGGGTTCGTGAAGATGCCGGAGAACACGTTCCGCTGCCCGTGAATCTTACGAGCGTTGATTTCGTTAAACAGAGTCATCATCACAAAAGTGTTGAAGATGATGGTGAAATGCTGGGTGGGTACGGTATCGGCCCGATATCGGCCCGAATCGATATCAAATAATTGCTCACCTGGAACAAAACGAAACGCGATTTTTTGAGGTGTGAAACAACCGAGGGAAAAAGGGATAACGccgctaaaaaataaataaataaataaaataaaaaatccttaCCGACGAAGACGAGAGTGAAAATGACCGACAGCTGGTAGATGCCCTGGCCAGTAATGTTCTTCATCATGGTTCGTGAGATGAGAGGTTTAGTGCGGCCATAGGGCTTGCGCGTAAGCAGATCAGGTGTGGGCATTTCAGTGGCAAGGGCCAATGAGGCCAGGGTGTCCATGATCAAGTTGACCCACAACATTTGGACAGCCTTCAACGGCGAATCTTGGATGAAGCAAGCGCCGAAGAAAGCCACAATGACGGCCACGATGTTGACGGTCAGCTGGAACTGCAAGAACTTGGCGATGGAGTCGTAAACGTTGCGACCCCACATGACAGCCTTGACGATGCTGCTGAAGTTATCGTCCGTCAAGATAATGTCGGACGCCTCTTTGGCCACATCCGTTCCAGCGATGCCCTGAGTGAAGAGAATGGCATTCGTTATGTCACCGTagaaggaaatgaatttcccCGAAGTGGCTCACCATAGCGAAACCGACGTCGGCTTTCTTAAGTGCAGGGCCGTCGTTTGTACCGTCTCCCGTCACGGCCACTACTTCCCGGTTGTCGGATATTTTGCTGTCAATAATTCCCTTGACCAGGGTGTACTTGTCGGTGGGTGAAGAGCGGGCCAACACTCGAAGCTTGGGCCAAACTTGATCGAGCAAATGTTGTTGGACCTGGACGTTCGCATGGGGTCAAAAAGAAggaaggcaaaagaaaaacacacacgagagCCCAAGGTTAAACATAACCATGGCAACGAAGTCGAattacaacaaacaaacctCGCCATTCGAGTCCCGAATACGTCGGTTGAATTCCTTGCCATCGATAATTAAATAGTCCATTCCGGGCGTGACAATGCCGCACTTGATGGCGATGGATCGAGCCGTGTTGACATTGTCTCCCGTCACCATGCGCACTGTAATACCGGCCTTCTGGCACTGTCGAATAGCTTCTGGGACCTATTCATCAAACAGAATGATAAACAAAGAGACGTCAAACAAATCGATTGAACCGCGTTGCTTACCTCAGGTCTGACAGGATCTTCAATGCCGACGATAAGCATGCACGTGAGATTGTTGATGATTCCATCCTCGTCATCCCAGTTGGGTTCGTTGTCATAATGGACTTGATTGATCTCAGCCTTGCCCGGCACAAAATCGCGGTAAGCAACGGCGATGGTACGCAGGCCGTCGCAGGCCATGGGCTCGATTACGTTTCGCACTAGCCCATCTTGATTCTCACGAGTGAATTTCTCCAGTTTTCCATCGACGCCATAAATAAAGGCGCaccttgaaacaaaaaagaaataggatTTATTATCAAGGAACCCGGAAGCGCTGGATTGGACTCACTTTTTCAGCACCATCTCGGATGCACCCTTGGTGAAAACGCGGTAGCCGCCCCCTTCACGGGCAATAACGGTGCTCATCGATTTGCGGCTAGAGTTGAAGGTGTAGACGCGGTGGAAGGACTCTTCCGGATGCTCATCACGAATGCTCTGGTAGGATTTCTTTAGATCCAGCACGAAACCAAGCATGGCGCATTCCGTCTTGTTGCCAACCTGCTTGATGGGTTCGTTAGGCAAGTCTCCATCCTGAAAGATCGAATAGGACATGCGTGTTGTTAATCTATTCAAAGCTGTCAATCGATAGACGGCGGACGTGGCCAGAATagtctcgtctctctcttaCCAGAATACGCGAGGTATAAGCGCTGTTGATGGAAATAGCTTGAATGGCCAGGTTGGCCACCTGCGGTGGAAGTGAATCGTACTTGGGGATGGATTTGTAATGCTGTCCTCCGACATAACAAGCGACGACCGTCATTCTGTTCGTCGTCAGAGTTCCCGTTTTATCTGAACAGATGGCGGTGGCGTTACCCATGGTCTCGCAAGCGTCCAAATGCCGCACCAAATTGTTGTCCAACATCATTTTCTGTTtacacacgaaaaagaaaagaaaagaagaggggggcaCAAATCATTAGTCGCTCTAATAGCTTGCTCGTTGGGAAGCTCATGTTCCGTGAGCGAGGACAACTTCTACTCACTTTGACCGAGTAGGCCAGCGAAAGAGTCACAGCCAAGGGGAGACCCTCTGGGACGGCGACGACCAAGACGGTGACACCGATAATGAGGAACTTAACGAAGTAGTTAAAGTACTCGTTTTTCCACGGCTGGTTCTCGTAGACGAAAGTTTTGATGCAAAAGGTCGTTATCAAAATGATGACCGTCAGGATAGCGATGGTCGAAcctacacacaaacacacaaaaaaaaagtcgcacACCCAAAGGTCAGATAGGAAttcatcaacaacaagaaaatacgACAATCATCTTTACCGGCGTATCCGATCTGAATGGCCAGTTTTGTCAATTTGGCTTGCAGAACCGACTTGTCCTTGTGGcccgatttttcttctttgatgggAGCATCGCCAGACGGTCCGCTGGATCCTTCTCTGGCTTCCTGTTTGCTGGCCATGTTGTTCCCTCCATGATCTGACGGGTGGCTGTTGTTGCCAACAGCGCCTTCCTCTACATCTCCTGGAGACGTCAAACGGAGCCCGACAAGATAAACAATGCGCGTTAGATGTTAgtgaacacacacaagatTGAAGTACAACCCCCCTGCCTTCCCTTCAACAgagaaccgaaaaaaaaaaaaaaacataaaacccAAAAGCCGGAGGCTTGATGAATGGAGCAAACAGCGAAGGCAGCGACAgaacggagaagaagacgagaaaggagagaagagacaGAGAGGTACGTAAGAGAGCGACGGTTATTATATCGAGAGGATAAAAGATATGATAGATAAAAGAGtgccaagtttcttttttttgccccATTTTGTGTCAGTGCAATTctctgtttttgttgtttcatctTTTGACATCAAAGACGAATGACGATGTAtctcccctccccccacccgtaaataaaagtttaatcaaataaaaccagAGTATCGATTTTCGcaataaaataatagaaaaaagtagGAAACTGGCCCGTTTCAAATCTTCAAACAAATAGGCAATCTCtcaccaaaaaacaaaacaaaaaaacatgcaAGTAAAAGTCAAGCTGTTTGGTCAAAAATGCAAAAGTgataaaaagatttaaatataaGCGTCAACCCAAACCAATTCACGAGCGATAGACTAAAGTATGTAGGGAAAGAGGATAGAtttggaaaagagagagataagatAAAGTgaagagagaatgagagagagaacgagagaatgagagaatgagagagagagagagaagctgcAGTGTGTTgatggtgtttttttttgtggttgttgcgtacctttcttcttcttccgttgtTTTTTAGCTTCTGAAACACGCCCCATTTTTATGATAGGCATGTGAGACGCCGTGTTGGTGTATTTGTACAagattttgggtttttttgcAATCGGGGAAGTAGaagtagtagttgttgttgtagttgttgttgtatagaGGAAGTTGTACGGGTCGGGTCGTGTCGGTGGTCGCGTGACGGTGGTTATTTGGTCGTGGTTTTGGGGTAATGGATGGTAAAAGGggaatcataaaaataaaggcCATGCGTAAATATACAtgtataaaagagaaatattcGATAAAAAGGAACGAGGAGCAATAAAGTAAGataaaagggaaatcttttttggaaattcaaaCTCAAGAATTCAAATCATCTTAAAATTTAGATTCAACATCCCTCCATAATTTACCATATTGATTCATCGctcaacaaatttgaaaaagaaaacccgtTTGAATGCTCTAATAAATCCCGCAGTACCATCAAATTctactgaaataaaaaaaataaagtaggaaacgacgtttttttaaaataaaatactggAGGCAGGAATTTTGAACCTGAAAAATGCATCCAAAACTTAAGAATAGGCACACTAGGCTCATCATAAAGTGTCCATACTTTACGATGGTGGAAACATGAGACGTATCACTCACACTCAcgcgcacacacacgcacaagaGATGAAAAAAGTTTCGAATTTGCAAACTACGAaccaaaagtgaaaatgaaaaaaatccacaATTCATAGAATATATAAAGTTCTTGAATAAGAACTAGAACGcttgcaaaattttaaattttgaaataaaaacaaatagagaGAGTTGATCATCGTCTCTTCCCTTCTAGATTTTTCTTCGACGGAATTCcttattatttagttttacttttgttaaattttttcttttaacgaaTGGAATTTCACCCAATGTCTAACGCCCCCATAGTCAAATGCTGGGGGATCAGCGAACCGGCTAAATAAGATCATTGGTATCGATCGACgtgaaaccccaaaaatagCCAATACGGGAGGAGGGGAGAGAGTAAACGGGGCGTGTAAAATCGAACTAACGACAACTatcgacgagaaaaaaaaaataaaacaaaaaaaaaggaaagggtgGGTAAGATTGAGGCGAGAGAGTGTCACCTTTCTTCCGTTGTTTAGCGTCCGCTTCCTGCTGATCGGCGGCCGCACCTAGCAGCGTGAAAATGATGCCAGCCTGGGAGTTGATGCCGACGGCAGCCACCAGCATCCGGCCGCTGCCTTCCATGACGTGAGTACCTAATTTAGGTGGTAGCGCAAAACAGTCAAATGAGACCGGGGGAATGTCGTTTCACGGTCATTGGCCAATGGCCACCACGGTGGAGTTGGCcactattttttgttttccccttttcttacCGGAGAGAAGCATGGGATCCGTCAGCTCGCTTTTCTTGACATGATCCGATTCGCCCGTGAGTGACGACTCGTCCACTTTCAAATCGTTGCTCTGGATCAGGATGCCATCTGCGGGCAGCAAATCTCCGTATTTCACCTGGGCAAGATtatcaattgaaattattattattattattttttttttaattcttttcacgggagcagaaaaaattctctttaCTTGGCAAATGTCGCCGACGACAATCTCGCCGACGAAGATTTGGCTGCTCTCGCCTCCGCGCAGAACGGCGAATTTGTGCTCGCCTTCGATTCGGCTCTGCAGTCCGCGGAATTGTCGCTCCTTGGTGTAATCATTAAAGGCAGTAACCAAGACGACGACTATGACGGAAATAAGAATTGCCAGGCCTTCGATCCATTCGTGAGACTTGTCCTCCTCGTGAACGAGCTCATTTTCTGagagacaaaaaatataaaaaaaatgggaaaaaagaaaaaaagagatgaagcATTTGGAGAGAAACGGGCGCGGACGTTTTCGCCTTCAAAACTCGGCCAACTGTCAATACACAGTCGGGAGCGGTACGAGGTTTCTAGCAATACATCAAATGGATAAATGATGATATATGAAAGCTATATCGAGCGCGAAAAGGGCGAACATATAAACCAGAAGAGAATCCTCTACAGCAGCGAGGCTTCCTCGTTTCCCCGGCTACCCCCCGAAGATGAAACGAACATTCAAGGACGGCCCCAATTAAGAGGGAGACCGAGCAGAGTCGTACAAGTACAAGAGTCGCTAATCAAGTCGAATTTGATGCTCCACAAAATCCAAAGTCCAAAACTTTAGTTGTTCTGATGCCGCACAGCTGCGAGCAGCTCCTGCTTGCCGCCTTACACCGACCCGACTCGACTAGCGCAGCAACTTGGCTTTGCTTTcgccccccctccttttttttttaaaccccaGTTTCCTTGTAAATCTTACGTCAATAAAGGCCCAGATTCCCAGATATATAATGCCCATCAAATTTTACAGCCAAAGGGCGCACGAGtgtaaacaacaaacaacagcgacaataaaataaaaaaaagggagaaaacacGCCGGGGGTATATAGGAAGGAAGGAGTCATCACCCATGCGTGTTAATGGTTGTTACCCTTACCTTCGTCGCCTACATCACCGAGACGACGTCAAGCATgtgttgagaaaaaaaaagaaatatatagagATAGAAAGAGATGGAAAGACCGATCAACGAGAGGCAGTTATGGTGCTTTACGATGATTGAAGATGTTCTCCGCGTGCGTGATACACACACTATGAGCAACCCCTCCCCAATCCCTAACcgcttcccccccccctcctttccCCAGCCCACAACGGAGAAAAAGGATGGCGAGAAATAACTCAATCTAAACCATAACCACCTCCATCTCCTCTTAGAAATTCTCCAGCAATCAGCAATAATCCCGACATTTCCCACAGGAAGTCGGCCAAGGATAACGAGCCCGACCGAAAACCAGACGGTGAAGAATCGACGTTACGTTATTTTGCCCCCCAACCCCCTCTCCCCACCgccctttattattatttcatcctttttttttattatatttttcttttgactctctttcttttcttgtgtgccATCTTCTCATCGATT
Protein-coding sequences here:
- the LOC124195902 gene encoding plasma membrane calcium-transporting ATPase 2-like isoform X15; its protein translation is MATVDGRPAQYGISLKQLREVMELRGSEAVEQLRHYGGVQELCKKLYTSPTEGLSGSPKDIEHRRETFGSNTIPPKPPKTFWRLVWEALQDVTLIILEVAAIVSLLLSFIPSSSENELVHEEDKSHEWIEGLAILISVIVVVLVTAFNDYTKERQFRGLQSRIEGEHKFAVLRGGESSQIFVGEIVVGDICQVKYGDLLPADGILIQSNDLKVDESSLTGESDHVKKSELTDPMLLSGTHVMEGSGRMLVAAVGINSQAGIIFTLLGAAADQQEADAKQRKKEAKKQRKKKKGDVEEGAVGNNSHPSDHGGNNMASKQEAREGSSGPSGDAPIKEEKSGHKDKSVLQAKLTKLAIQIGYAGSTIAILTVIILITTFCIKTFVYENQPWKNEYFNYFVKFLIIGVTVLVVAVPEGLPLAVTLSLAYSVKKMMLDNNLVRHLDACETMGNATAICSDKTGTLTTNRMTVVACYVGGQHYKSIPKYDSLPPQVANLAIQAISINSAYTSRILDGDLPNEPIKQVGNKTECAMLGFVLDLKKSYQSIRDEHPEESFHRVYTFNSSRKSMSTVIAREGGGYRVFTKGASEMVLKKCAFIYGVDGKLEKFTRENQDGLVRNVIEPMACDGLRTIAVAYRDFVPGKAEINQVHYDNEPNWDDEDGIINNLTCMLIVGIEDPVRPEVPEAIRQCQKAGITVRMVTGDNVNTARSIAIKCGIVTPGMDYLIIDGKEFNRRIRDSNGEVQQHLLDQVWPKLRVLARSSPTDKYTLVKGIIDSKISDNREVVAVTGDGTNDGPALKKADVGFAMGIAGTDVAKEASDIILTDDNFSSIVKAVMWGRNVYDSIAKFLQFQLTVNIVAVIVAFFGACFIQDSPLKAVQMLWVNLIMDTLASLALATEMPTPDLLTRKPYGRTKPLISRTMMKNITGQGIYQLSVIFTLVFVGEQLFDIDSGRYRADTVPTQHFTIIFNTFVMMTLFNEINARKIHGQRNVFSGIFTNPIYYCIWIATAASQVVIVQFGGQAFSTAPLTIAQWAWCVFFGVGTLVWGQVVTTVPTSKIPKIFSWGRGHPEDISAAMGALTEDRFDADGEKKRTTGQILWIRGLTRLQTQLRVIRAFKSTLEDLEEKRSEHSVHSLRSSRSQSGLRPLSDITYIDDDPLHRAAASQHHTPDPRR
- the LOC124195902 gene encoding plasma membrane calcium-transporting ATPase 2-like isoform X1, whose amino-acid sequence is MATVDGRPAQYGISLKQLREVMELRGSEAVEQLRHYGGVQELCKKLYTSPTEGLSGSPKDIEHRRETFGSNTIPPKPPKTFWRLVWEALQDVTLIILEVAAIVSLLLSFIPSSSGDEENELVHEEDKSHEWIEGLAILISVIVVVLVTAFNDYTKERQFRGLQSRIEGEHKFAVLRGGESSQIFVGEIVVGDICQVKYGDLLPADGILIQSNDLKVDESSLTGESDHVKKSELTDPMLLSGTHVMEGSGRMLVAAVGINSQAGIIFTLLGAAADQQEADAKQRKKEAKKQRKKKKGDVEEGAVGNNSHPSDHGGNNMASKQEAREGSSGPSGDAPIKEEKSGHKDKSVLQAKLTKLAIQIGYAGSTIAILTVIILITTFCIKTFVYENQPWKNEYFNYFVKFLIIGVTVLVVAVPEGLPLAVTLSLAYSVKKMMLDNNLVRHLDACETMGNATAICSDKTGTLTTNRMTVVACYVGGQHYKSIPKYDSLPPQVANLAIQAISINSAYTSRILDGDLPNEPIKQVGNKTECAMLGFVLDLKKSYQSIRDEHPEESFHRVYTFNSSRKSMSTVIAREGGGYRVFTKGASEMVLKKCAFIYGVDGKLEKFTRENQDGLVRNVIEPMACDGLRTIAVAYRDFVPGKAEINQVHYDNEPNWDDEDGIINNLTCMLIVGIEDPVRPEVPEAIRQCQKAGITVRMVTGDNVNTARSIAIKCGIVTPGMDYLIIDGKEFNRRIRDSNGEVQQHLLDQVWPKLRVLARSSPTDKYTLVKGIIDSKISDNREVVAVTGDGTNDGPALKKADVGFAMGIAGTDVAKEASDIILTDDNFSSIVKAVMWGRNVYDSIAKFLQFQLTVNIVAVIVAFFGACFIQDSPLKAVQMLWVNLIMDTLASLALATEMPTPDLLTRKPYGRTKPLISRTMMKNITGQGIYQLSVIFTLVFVGEQLFDIDSGRYRADTVPTQHFTIIFNTFVMMTLFNEINARKIHGQRNVFSGIFTNPIYYCIWIATAASQVVIVQFGGQAFSTAPLTIAQWAWCVFFGVGTLVWGQVVTTVPTSKIPKIFSWGRGHPEDISAAMGALTEDRFDADGEKKRTTGQILWIRGLTRLQTQVIGGELQERLIPVPYSKNTTDQAIRVVNAFRQGVDPRLMERTNPALAAVLQRQASASLAKRLSQASSIDYADAPGATGIGERERDYLAPEVDMERLSSRSHTETAV
- the LOC124195902 gene encoding plasma membrane calcium-transporting ATPase 2-like isoform X10, which translates into the protein MATVDGRPAQYGISLKQLREVMELRGSEAVEQLRHYGGVQELCKKLYTSPTEGLSGSPKDIEHRRETFGSNTIPPKPPKTFWRLVWEALQDVTLIILEVAAIVSLLLSFIPSSSENELVHEEDKSHEWIEGLAILISVIVVVLVTAFNDYTKERQFRGLQSRIEGEHKFAVLRGGESSQIFVGEIVVGDICQVKYGDLLPADGILIQSNDLKVDESSLTGESDHVKKSELTDPMLLSGTHVMEGSGRMLVAAVGINSQAGIIFTLLGAAADQQEADAKQRKKAKKQRKKKKGDVEEGAVGNNSHPSDHGGNNMASKQEAREGSSGPSGDAPIKEEKSGHKDKSVLQAKLTKLAIQIGYAGSTIAILTVIILITTFCIKTFVYENQPWKNEYFNYFVKFLIIGVTVLVVAVPEGLPLAVTLSLAYSVKKMMLDNNLVRHLDACETMGNATAICSDKTGTLTTNRMTVVACYVGGQHYKSIPKYDSLPPQVANLAIQAISINSAYTSRILDGDLPNEPIKQVGNKTECAMLGFVLDLKKSYQSIRDEHPEESFHRVYTFNSSRKSMSTVIAREGGGYRVFTKGASEMVLKKCAFIYGVDGKLEKFTRENQDGLVRNVIEPMACDGLRTIAVAYRDFVPGKAEINQVHYDNEPNWDDEDGIINNLTCMLIVGIEDPVRPEVPEAIRQCQKAGITVRMVTGDNVNTARSIAIKCGIVTPGMDYLIIDGKEFNRRIRDSNGEVQQHLLDQVWPKLRVLARSSPTDKYTLVKGIIDSKISDNREVVAVTGDGTNDGPALKKADVGFAMGIAGTDVAKEASDIILTDDNFSSIVKAVMWGRNVYDSIAKFLQFQLTVNIVAVIVAFFGACFIQDSPLKAVQMLWVNLIMDTLASLALATEMPTPDLLTRKPYGRTKPLISRTMMKNITGQGIYQLSVIFTLVFVGEQLFDIDSGRYRADTVPTQHFTIIFNTFVMMTLFNEINARKIHGQRNVFSGIFTNPIYYCIWIATAASQVVIVQFGGQAFSTAPLTIAQWAWCVFFGVGTLVWGQVVTTVPTSKIPKIFSWGRGHPEDISAAMGALTEDRFDADGEKKRTTGQILWIRGLTRLQTQIRVVNAFRQGVDPRLMERTNPALAAVLQRQASASLAKRLSQASSIDYADAPGATGIGERERDYLAPEVDMERLSSRSHTETAV
- the LOC124195902 gene encoding plasma membrane calcium-transporting ATPase 2-like isoform X6, with protein sequence MATVDGRPAQYGISLKQLREVMELRGSEAVEQLRHYGGVQELCKKLYTSPTEGLSGSPKDIEHRRETFGSNTIPPKPPKTFWRLVWEALQDVTLIILEVAAIVSLLLSFIPSSSENELVHEEDKSHEWIEGLAILISVIVVVLVTAFNDYTKERQFRGLQSRIEGEHKFAVLRGGESSQIFVGEIVVGDICQVKYGDLLPADGILIQSNDLKVDESSLTGESDHVKKSELTDPMLLSGTHVMEGSGRMLVAAVGINSQAGIIFTLLGAAADQQEADAKQRKKGDVEEGAVGNNSHPSDHGGNNMASKQEAREGSSGPSGDAPIKEEKSGHKDKSVLQAKLTKLAIQIGYAGSTIAILTVIILITTFCIKTFVYENQPWKNEYFNYFVKFLIIGVTVLVVAVPEGLPLAVTLSLAYSVKKMMLDNNLVRHLDACETMGNATAICSDKTGTLTTNRMTVVACYVGGQHYKSIPKYDSLPPQVANLAIQAISINSAYTSRILDGDLPNEPIKQVGNKTECAMLGFVLDLKKSYQSIRDEHPEESFHRVYTFNSSRKSMSTVIAREGGGYRVFTKGASEMVLKKCAFIYGVDGKLEKFTRENQDGLVRNVIEPMACDGLRTIAVAYRDFVPGKAEINQVHYDNEPNWDDEDGIINNLTCMLIVGIEDPVRPEVPEAIRQCQKAGITVRMVTGDNVNTARSIAIKCGIVTPGMDYLIIDGKEFNRRIRDSNGEVQQHLLDQVWPKLRVLARSSPTDKYTLVKGIIDSKISDNREVVAVTGDGTNDGPALKKADVGFAMGIAGTDVAKEASDIILTDDNFSSIVKAVMWGRNVYDSIAKFLQFQLTVNIVAVIVAFFGACFIQDSPLKAVQMLWVNLIMDTLASLALATEMPTPDLLTRKPYGRTKPLISRTMMKNITGQGIYQLSVIFTLVFVGEQLFDIDSGRYRADTVPTQHFTIIFNTFVMMTLFNEINARKIHGQRNVFSGIFTNPIYYCIWIATAASQVVIVQFGGQAFSTAPLTIAQWAWCVFFGVGTLVWGQVVTTVPTSKIPKIFSWGRGHPEDISAAMGALTEDRFDADGEKKRTTGQILWIRGLTRLQTQVIGGELQERLIPVPYSKNTTDQAIRVVNAFRQGVDPRLMERTNPALAAVLQRQASASLAKRLSQASSIDYADAPGATGIGERERDYLAPEVDMERLSSRSHTETAV
- the LOC124195902 gene encoding plasma membrane calcium-transporting ATPase 2-like isoform X3, whose translation is MATVDGRPAQYGISLKQLREVMELRGSEAVEQLRHYGGVQELCKKLYTSPTEGLSGSPKDIEHRRETFGSNTIPPKPPKTFWRLVWEALQDVTLIILEVAAIVSLLLSFIPSSSENELVHEEDKSHEWIEGLAILISVIVVVLVTAFNDYTKERQFRGLQSRIEGEHKFAVLRGGESSQIFVGEIVVGDICQVKYGDLLPADGILIQSNDLKVDESSLTGESDHVKKSELTDPMLLSGTHVMEGSGRMLVAAVGINSQAGIIFTLLGAAADQQEADAKQRKKEAKKQRKKKKGDVEEGAVGNNSHPSDHGGNNMASKQEAREGSSGPSGDAPIKEEKSGHKDKSVLQAKLTKLAIQIGYAGSTIAILTVIILITTFCIKTFVYENQPWKNEYFNYFVKFLIIGVTVLVVAVPEGLPLAVTLSLAYSVKKMMLDNNLVRHLDACETMGNATAICSDKTGTLTTNRMTVVACYVGGQHYKSIPKYDSLPPQVANLAIQAISINSAYTSRILDGDLPNEPIKQVGNKTECAMLGFVLDLKKSYQSIRDEHPEESFHRVYTFNSSRKSMSTVIAREGGGYRVFTKGASEMVLKKCAFIYGVDGKLEKFTRENQDGLVRNVIEPMACDGLRTIAVAYRDFVPGKAEINQVHYDNEPNWDDEDGIINNLTCMLIVGIEDPVRPEVPEAIRQCQKAGITVRMVTGDNVNTARSIAIKCGIVTPGMDYLIIDGKEFNRRIRDSNGEVQQHLLDQVWPKLRVLARSSPTDKYTLVKGIIDSKISDNREVVAVTGDGTNDGPALKKADVGFAMGIAGTDVAKEASDIILTDDNFSSIVKAVMWGRNVYDSIAKFLQFQLTVNIVAVIVAFFGACFIQDSPLKAVQMLWVNLIMDTLASLALATEMPTPDLLTRKPYGRTKPLISRTMMKNITGQGIYQLSVIFTLVFVGEQLFDIDSGRYRADTVPTQHFTIIFNTFVMMTLFNEINARKIHGQRNVFSGIFTNPIYYCIWIATAASQVVIVQFGGQAFSTAPLTIAQWAWCVFFGVGTLVWGQVVTTVPTSKIPKIFSWGRGHPEDISAAMGALTEDRFDADGEKKRTTGQILWIRGLTRLQTQVIGGELQERLIPVPYSKNTTDQAIRVVNAFRQGVDPRLMERTNPALAAVLQRQASASLAKRLSQASSIDYADAPGATGIGERERDYLAPEVDMERLSSRSHTETAV
- the LOC124195902 gene encoding plasma membrane calcium-transporting ATPase 2-like isoform X14, translated to MATVDGRPAQYGISLKQLREVMELRGSEAVEQLRHYGGVQELCKKLYTSPTEGLSGSPKDIEHRRETFGSNTIPPKPPKTFWRLVWEALQDVTLIILEVAAIVSLLLSFIPSSSGDEENELVHEEDKSHEWIEGLAILISVIVVVLVTAFNDYTKERQFRGLQSRIEGEHKFAVLRGGESSQIFVGEIVVGDICQVKYGDLLPADGILIQSNDLKVDESSLTGESDHVKKSELTDPMLLSGTHVMEGSGRMLVAAVGINSQAGIIFTLLGAAADQQEADAKQRKKAKKQRKKKKGDVEEGAVGNNSHPSDHGGNNMASKQEAREGSSGPSGDAPIKEEKSGHKDKSVLQAKLTKLAIQIGYAGSTIAILTVIILITTFCIKTFVYENQPWKNEYFNYFVKFLIIGVTVLVVAVPEGLPLAVTLSLAYSVKKMMLDNNLVRHLDACETMGNATAICSDKTGTLTTNRMTVVACYVGGQHYKSIPKYDSLPPQVANLAIQAISINSAYTSRILDGDLPNEPIKQVGNKTECAMLGFVLDLKKSYQSIRDEHPEESFHRVYTFNSSRKSMSTVIAREGGGYRVFTKGASEMVLKKCAFIYGVDGKLEKFTRENQDGLVRNVIEPMACDGLRTIAVAYRDFVPGKAEINQVHYDNEPNWDDEDGIINNLTCMLIVGIEDPVRPEVPEAIRQCQKAGITVRMVTGDNVNTARSIAIKCGIVTPGMDYLIIDGKEFNRRIRDSNGEVQQHLLDQVWPKLRVLARSSPTDKYTLVKGIIDSKISDNREVVAVTGDGTNDGPALKKADVGFAMGIAGTDVAKEASDIILTDDNFSSIVKAVMWGRNVYDSIAKFLQFQLTVNIVAVIVAFFGACFIQDSPLKAVQMLWVNLIMDTLASLALATEMPTPDLLTRKPYGRTKPLISRTMMKNITGQGIYQLSVIFTLVFVGEQLFDIDSGRYRADTVPTQHFTIIFNTFVMMTLFNEINARKIHGQRNVFSGIFTNPIYYCIWIATAASQVVIVQFGGQAFSTAPLTIAQWAWCVFFGVGTLVWGQVVTTVPTSKIPKIFSWGRGHPEDISAAMGALTEDRFDADGEKKRTTGQILWIRGLTRLQTQLRVIRAFKSTLEDLEEKRSEHSVHSLRSSRSQSGLRPLSDITYIDDDPLHRAAASQHHTPDPRR